In Helianthus annuus cultivar XRQ/B chromosome 9, HanXRQr2.0-SUNRISE, whole genome shotgun sequence, the following are encoded in one genomic region:
- the LOC110876981 gene encoding uncharacterized protein LOC110876981 — translation MNWLSVNIRGMGGALKAGWIKSIVREYGINFLAIQESKHVNVSRADLAKFWGNSKFGFDSVDATGLSGGLVCLWDESLFQMEESVKHRNYLLIKGRVVGCGALVCFLNVYAPQGVAAKKAVWEELSGIITGSDGLWIVGGDFNSVRFKEEKRNCSFKSTCAGNFNSFIFDTGLIDLDMRGSQFTWRSDNGKKLSKLDRFLVNSDVLNLWPDARVQALPKLWSDHSPIVLISKSVNFGARPFRIFNSWLGKDGFVEVVEKACHDFSSQGCPPDVFLIKKLGFIRSRVKDWRDKMILKDGEIRNLAEDELTTLETILDSRDLTEEEEWVLAENKSIIAELDLAKSMDLKQRSRIRWAKDGDENSKFFHSIVNCRKASNSIHGLSVGGEWVSKPSLVKKEVFKFFRQKFVEDCESRPLLPCPSIKKISGVDASWLESQFSIEEIKSAVFECGEDRAPGPDGFNFRFFKRFWDLF, via the coding sequence ATGAATTGGCTCTCTGTTAACATCAGAGGTATGGGGGGTGCTCTAAAAGCGGGGTGGATAAAATCTATAGTTCGGGAGTACGGCATAAATTTCTTAGCCATTCAGGAATCGAAGCACGTGAATGTGTCTAGGGCGGATTTAGCGAAATTTTGGGGAAACTCGAAATTTGGGTTTGATTCGGTGGATGCCACGGGCCTTTCAGGGGGGCTGGTGTGTTTGTGGGATGAATCTCTGTTTCAAATGGAGGAGTCGGTTAAACACAGGAATTATCTTCTTATTAAGGGCAGGGTGGTTGGTTGTGGTGCTCTTGTGTGTTTCCTCAACGTCTATGCTCCGCAAGGGGTAGCGGCGAAGAAAGCGGTGTGGGAGGAGTTATCCGGGATCATTACCGGTTCGGACGGTCTTTGGATAGTTGGAGGAGATTTCAACTCGGTCAGATTTAAGGAAGAAAAAAGAAATTGTTCGTTTAAGAGTACGTGTGCTGGGAATTTCAACTCTTTCATTTTCGATACGGGGCTCATTGATCTTGATATGCGAGGTTCCCAATTTACGTGGCGGTCTGACAATGGTAAGAAGCTCAGTAAGTTGGACAGATTTTTAGTCAATTCTGATGTTCTGAATTTATGGCCCGATGCCCGTGTTCAAGCTCTCCCGAAGTTGTGGTCGGATCACAGTCCTATTGTTTTGATTTCGAAGTCTGTCAATTTCGGGGCGCGTCCGTTCCGCATCTTCAATTCTTGGCTAGGCAAAGATGGTTTTGTGGAAGTGGTTGAGAAAGCGTGTCATGATTTCTCGTCTCAGGGCTGTCCTCCGGATGTTTTTTTGATTAAAAAATTGGGGTTTATTCGTAGTAGGGTTAAGGATTGGAGAGATAAGATGATCCTCAAAGATGGTGAAATTCGTAACCTGGCCGAAGATGAGCTCACTACGTTGGAGACCATTTTAGATTCCAGAGATTTAACGGAGGAGGAGGAGTGGGTCTTGGCGGAGAACAAAAGTATCATTGCTGAGTTAGATCTTGCTAAATCTATGGATCTCAAACAGAGATCCCGTATTAGGTGGGCAAAGGACGGGGACGAGAATTCTAAATTTTTTCACTCGATTGTTAATTGCAGGAAAGCTAGTAACTCGATTCATGGCTTGTCGGTTGGAGGCGAATGGGTGTCAAAGCCGTCGTTAGTCAAAAAGGAGGTGTTCAAGTTTTTTAGACAGAAATTCGTGGAGGATTGTGAGTCTCGGCCGCTTTTGCCTTGCCCGTCCATTAAGAAGATTTCAGGCGTTGATGCGTCTTGGCTGGAATCCCAGTTCTCTATTGAGGAAATCAAATCGGCGGTTTTTGAATGTGGGGAAGACCGGGCCCCGGGGCCTGATGGGTTTAACTTCAGGTTTTTCAAGAGATTTTGGGACCTTTTTTAG